One window from the genome of Bradyrhizobium xenonodulans encodes:
- a CDS encoding polysaccharide deacetylase family protein, giving the protein MFHEIQRDCRSELMTGTSVELFEYSLSWLQQEGWAIVSLQECLERLARNDQSRRYAVLTFDDGYRDNVSVALPILERNNAPFMMYVPTAAVTRTMQSWWLGLRELFRSRDDITIDAMGIRFHCPDYESKRFALTKVDHWVHQNYNRAEMLAPTFNKAGISIATLNHQYFLDECALQELARHPLASIGGHTTSHAALAAIDATLARAEMADNRNYLQNLLQAPVRHHAYPYGACGVREELLAKEVGYSSAVTTRHGQLGSDRLNQFALPRIGVSSAFDSNISFAARMNGVQLAAQTLLARRPHRQHLEETLRAWAGRR; this is encoded by the coding sequence ATGTTTCACGAAATTCAGCGGGATTGTCGGTCGGAATTGATGACCGGCACTTCCGTTGAACTCTTCGAGTACTCGCTCAGTTGGCTCCAACAAGAAGGATGGGCGATTGTCAGCCTCCAGGAGTGCCTAGAGCGGCTGGCCAGAAATGACCAATCGCGCCGCTACGCGGTCCTCACCTTCGATGACGGGTACCGCGACAATGTCTCGGTGGCGCTGCCAATCCTGGAGCGCAACAATGCTCCATTCATGATGTACGTGCCGACGGCTGCGGTAACGCGCACCATGCAGTCCTGGTGGTTAGGATTGCGCGAGCTGTTTCGGTCAAGAGATGACATCACAATCGATGCAATGGGCATTCGGTTTCATTGCCCTGACTACGAGAGCAAACGGTTCGCCCTGACAAAAGTCGACCACTGGGTTCACCAGAATTACAATCGTGCCGAAATGCTTGCGCCGACCTTCAACAAAGCTGGCATTTCGATAGCGACGTTGAACCACCAATACTTCCTGGACGAGTGCGCGCTTCAAGAACTAGCGCGTCATCCTCTCGCATCAATCGGCGGCCACACTACCTCACACGCGGCGCTGGCGGCCATTGACGCGACCTTAGCGCGAGCCGAAATGGCCGATAACCGCAACTATCTGCAGAACTTACTTCAGGCGCCTGTCCGGCATCACGCTTATCCGTATGGAGCGTGCGGTGTACGCGAAGAGCTTCTCGCCAAGGAGGTGGGTTATTCGAGCGCCGTAACAACGCGACACGGGCAACTGGGCAGCGATCGACTCAACCAATTCGCGCTTCCACGCATTGGGGTGAGTAGTGCGTTTGACTCGAACATTTCCTTCGCGGCGCGAATGAATGGTGTGCAGTTGGCCGCGCAGACGCTACTTGCGAGACGACCCCATCGGCAGCACTTGGAAGAGACGCTTCGGGCCTGGGCCGGGCGACGGTGA